A window of Fusarium fujikuroi IMI 58289 draft genome, chromosome FFUJ_chr10 genomic DNA:
GCCACTCAGAACACGCCAGGGTCTGTCGCCAGTCAAAATCAGGGTCTGCAAAATGAGGCGAACCATACAGGGTTTTGCGATCAGCCAGGATTGAATCAACAGTTACAAAGCTCGACAGAATCAGATACTACTTCACTCTCATACTGGCCGCCGAGTAACAATGAATCGATGACCGGTCTGTCGTCCCAGCCTTCCCTGGCCCCAGATCAAAATATTGGGTCTGTGTTTGGGGTATATGGTGACTTTGAGTGGTCTGGCCCCAGCGATGCAGGAGCATTTTGGGGATTAGAAACTTATCTCTCATTGGGAGCAATGCCTACTTTGTCGTCCCCTTCAGCCCTGGAATCCTCACAGTCACTTGCCGATGCAACGCCAAATTTACAACCCCCAGCCTCAAGCGGCCCCGAAGTGGGCAGACCTGAAACAGACAAACTAGCGCCCAGGGTGACTCAAACCTTGGAATCCCCTCATTCGTCGAATGGAAGGTTAAGTGACAGGAGCCTTTCAGCAACAAATGATTGTATCGACCCAGATTCCGATGCCTGGCGCGCAGAGGATTACTGCCACGTGCCGCGTTTGTCAGAGGACGTGTACCAAGAAATGATCAAGCATTTTGCACGTTATAATCGAGATGACGAGTATTGGTCTATTTTCACCTCCAGCGACTTTCCGCCAATTACTCATATCAATACCTTCATACAAGTGTATTTTGAAGAGTTTCACTCTCTGCTTCCGTTCCTTCACAAAGCATCTTTCGCCCCAACAAAAGACCAATGGATTCTGTCTCTTGGCGTTGCTGCAATTGGTAGTATATTCTCCCGGGTAGCGAATTCGAGCGTGGCATCATTCAATCTAGTCGAGCTTCTACGACGTGCTATACATGTCCAGGTATGACTATCATATAATCTTGGGATTCCATGTCTTGGTCCTAACGTTTTTATTAGTCTGAACGGGTCCGAAGCTCACAGCCAGATATTTCCTTTGTACAGGCCGTTCTTCTCAATCAACTTGGTATGATGTTTGGCCCAGAGACGACACGCATCGAGGCTGTACCTGTTACGAGGGCACTCCTCGAGACTCTGTGTCGAAAGACGGCGTGTTACACCAATTTTGACGCCTTTTGTCAACCTCTCGATAGTGAAAACTCGGGCGAAGACAATTGGGCCGAttggatcaagaaggaaagccTTCGCCGCTTATTTTACTCAGTTTGGGTGAGTAAACTCTCAAGTCCACCATCTGAAATATGATCAGGGTTAATCATACCTTAGATCCTCGATTGCGAGTACAACTGCTTTTGGTCAGGCCTAGGGATAGTAACCATTGATTGCCTACAGCTGCCAGCGCCGTTACATCCCAAGCTTTGGGAGGCCCCAAGTCAAGAAACATGGAAGAAACATAAAAGTATGCGTGAGGTTACCTATCAAGCATAGATCGCAGAGACAAAGTAGCTGACACATTCACCATAGCATTACATGAGCCCGTGCCTTTTGGAACCGTTCTATCCGAGTTTTATCGTACTCGAAAGATTGACAGCTCAGATCCTTTCAACACACTGCTGTTGATTGTTGGGGTCAAATACCATGCCGAAAGGCTCAATCGTGCACCGATCTATCTTGGTATCCTCCAGGACCATGCCAAAACACTTCCGCCTTCAAGGCTCTCTGGTGCTGTCGAGAGTCTCTCCCACTTACTATCAATGTTGATCTATTCACCAGTTCAAGAGCTTTACGCATTCTCGGGCTGGCGTGTAGACACCGCCCAAAGGGCCATTGTTCATGCCAAGTTGCGTACTTGGATCCAAAGCACAAGCGAAGCGCGGACTGCTCTTATGCACGCTTGTAACGCGTGGTCAATGATTCGAAGAAGTAAGACTGGGGCGCAGCATGAGACGATGGGATTCTTGGTAGCAACGTTACTGATATGGGCTTGGATTAAGCTAGGGAACAGGCCAGAAGTAGATGACATGGATCTATTATTGACTGTTCGATTGGATGAAGGAAAGGACCACATTAAAGAATGGATCAATAATAATGAGGAACGGCGTCTATATCTTGGTGGTGTAGGGTGTCTTTGGGACATGGGAGCAGACAGGAGACTGCTTCAGGAGTCTACAAACACTCTTGATAGTTTCGACTGGCCGGCAGCTCACACGATAGCATCGATCTTGCGAGAGCATTACAGGTCGTTTGATCAGGTGGCCACTGTTAGTCCGACAACCTAAGATATCTGCTCCATATGGATAAGCCTTTTGCCAAcagtctctctctctctgcgCTTCAACTCATGTCATTACTATGCTATGTAAGTTTCAAGTCTAAGTCGTCATTTGAGGCATATACGAGGGTAGACGTAAGTGTTTGGATATCATTTGCGGCCGTATTGAATGGAGGGGAGAGACTGGCATCTAGACAACGGTCACAAGAGAACGAAGAACGATATGAAAagcaggacaggacaggtcTGGTGGTCACCAAGAGAAGACGAATCCTGCCTGTGTAGGTTCACAGACGCCTTAACCTTGAACTGCAAAGCAAAGGGTATGTATATTCCCGAAGAATACAAACACGGGTGAAAATGGAGGATATCCTCATCAGATTATTGCTCattcttaaaaatattaacCAAAGTTCCGATATACGGCAAAATCTCGACGAAGAAAACATCATTCTCCTTAAGCGTCACTTGCGGTTTTCGTACCATCCCCACACCAGCCGGGGTCCCGGTAATAATGATAGTGCCCGGCTTCAGCGTCGTGCTCTGGCTCAGAAAGCTGATTATCTTCGGCACATTGAAGATCAAATCGTCCGTGCTGGATTCCTGCAGCACTTGACCGTTCTTCAAGCCACGGACATTGAGCTTATGAGGATCCGGTATGAGTGATTTGGACACGATTACCGGCCCTTTGACATCTCCATTAATACTAGGACACTCCAGACGTCATACGGAAAACATACCAATTGGACAAGAGTCATCAAAACCTTTACTGAAACACCACTGGCTCTGATTGAACTGATTTGTCCTGGAACTCACATCGTTGGCCGCCGTGTAGCCAAGCACGTAATCGTAAGCGTCGGCTTCAGATACATTTTTGCACTCTTTGCCGATGACGATCGCCAGCTCGCTCTCATAGTCACCGCAGTCATCCACTTGAGTAAGCTTGGGCAGGACGGTGCGGGCGGGATAGGGGTCGGCGAGGGCTGTGTCTGGTTTCCTTTGGAAACGTTAGTGATAAATAGTAAAGACAGTCATGAGGGTGCTAGTTACAAGAAGGCAGTCGGTATAGTCGGGGGTTCCAAGCCGGCTTCAGCTGCGTGTGCCTTGTACTGGGACTTTGGTCACCTTGACTGATCAAGCTTTTCTTCGGAATAAGTGATGCAGTTTTTTATTCTTACATTCAGTCCAATACATCTTATCGTTCCCACTTCAGCCTGTGTCAGAGGCGATAGCACACGATCAATTTCAACGACCTCTCCGGATGGTGCACCTGGCTCGAGCACTGAACTGCCGCTGAAGACTCTCGCCTTGACGGTTTCGCCTTTGTACAGCGCAAGTCCGACGTCAATAGCATGATTCTCAGGCTCTCCAATTAGTGTTTTGGAGGGGTAACCCTTGGGGACGAATCTCGCTAGTCCTGTGAATCGTGGGTTAGAGAATTCCAACCCGGATGATGGGTTATGAGCATACGCTTCCAGTATGCCATTATGAGCTAGAGCTTTCATATGATTTGTAGCTTGAAAGAGAGGTTCAAGGTCTTCTGAGTTGAAGACAAAGTGGAATGAAGATATTCTTGTTTAGGGAAACGGTATCTTGAGTAGAAGAATAATTGCGTCGGAACGATGCGATATGGCCGAAAACGCCACTTGCTGTTGGGTTTGATCTCCACCATAAACTCTTGAATTTCTATACAGTATCCTCCTATTCCGCAGTAGCCTCCTCGGAAGCCCCTCATGGATTGCATCTGATCGGAAGGCTGTCTCTTGCAGGGGGTGGGGATACGTTAAGTCCGACACGGTAAAGGAAGTGGGGATCTGAAGCACATCCGCGGAATCGGCGTGACAGCTCTATGTAGTGCCGCTAATGACTCCCGGGGCACGCTGCGGGGGGTTGGCGACAGCTCCGTCTCTGCAGATGCCAGATATCTCATGTATTTCATGTACGGTATGCATGCTCTGACTGGGTGTCAAAGCGGCAACCGTCATCGCCACGAAATAAGGGTCTGAGTGGCAAAGAGGCCTGACTTGATGCTTGTCAGAGAAGGCGGTATGTCACATCTGATGAGACTCACCCCATCCTCTTCATAGCCGATATCTCACAAGTTAATTTCTGGAGGGTCATCTCGACCTTGATATTTTATCAGCCGTTGAGGGCTTTATGCATAACATAAGGCATCCCACCTAATGTTCTCATGATAGATTACTGAAAATCAGCAGTTACTCTTACTAAGCGTAATGAGAATGGTGACGAATTTACTTTATGCTACATACTTATTCTTAAATCAAAGCAGATACCCAATTTTCATCCATATCACTATTGTATAAACGGAATCATTCAACACCGAAGACCAGGTCTGTTAAATTAGAGATTAACGGCATCTCGTTTACTTCCTCTCAAGTATACTCTCTAAGAATTCATACCCTTCGAGGTGCAAGTTCCATGTTTGCGAccctttcttcatcttggcagCAAATGTATGTTCTTCACCAGGTATTACACGCAGTCCGCACTCCACCCCCGACCTCTGGAGCGCGGAGTACAGCCCGCGGCTTAGATGAAGAGGAACCATTGTGTCTGCGTCGCCATGCACAATAAATGTAGGAGGGAATGATTCACTGATGTTTAGCAGGGGATCGACCTTTTTCCAGTCGCCTGAAGGGAAAACCAcgtcgagaagcttgccatcaGCAAGACTCGAAAAGCAGAGGGCCTGCCGGGGGTCGTTGAAGTCCGGTCCCTTTGCTTGGCCTTCGAGGGAAATGCCGGCCTCTGTGGGAACCGGTCGCTGCTGATATACTTGGTTCATAAACACGGGGGTTAAACCTTTGGGGATCATGGAAGCTATATGATCAAGCTTAGACTTCCAGAATGGATGTTGGAAGTGGCACGGGCCGTAAATATCGAAGATCGCCGCTGGCGGACGTGGGACGTCGAAGCCCTGTAAGTTGTGTGAGCAAGACACCCATGGCCATAATATATAGCAGACATCAATATGCTTAAACTATACTGACAAGGCATAAGCTGAGATGGCCTCCAGAAGACGTGCCGGACGCAAAGACATGATCGTAGTCGATTCTAATCTCAGTATTCGGTGGGCTGTTCTTGGCAATCTCTGTCTCAAGTCCCTTGTCGTAAATCCACGATAGGAGGTCTCGGCAATCAGTGATGGGGCCTTCGAGCAGATCAACGCCAGGACAGAGGCGATGGTTTGGGACAACCATGATCCACCCGCGTTCTAAGCAGTGCTCGATCTGGTCCTGGTTTACCATACGGGCTGAACCCACTATGAAGGCGCCGCCGTGGATATTGATGACTGTAACATATTAGATATTTCTGCATCTTGTAAAACGAGCGATCTTGTGCTTTCAAGTATGTCCTTGGATCGTAGTATCGCATGTGATGACATCGACAGCATTGATAATTCTTGGGGGCACATACTAACTGGACATGGCTGGGGTTTGAGGGTAGCTGAGTTTGGAAGGTAAATGAGCGCAGTGATATCCTCCCCTTCAACTGTTTTATAAACCGCTGAGAAATAACTTAAGGCACTCATTTTCAACGAGACAAAGGATTCGAGCTATGCTTGAAATTTGATTAACAGACTTGGCATATATAACTCAGAGAAAGCTAATAGGTATTAAGCAGAGAAATTCTTCGAGGTTCTAGGTtatatcttctcttctcctctgttTCTCAAAACCCATGTCCAGGGTATTAAAGCAGAATGTGGGGTTCGCAGGGCTCCTGCGTTTTCCAGTTTCCGAGAACCCATCTGGTCCTTTCTCCAATGAGGACGGAACCATGGTAGACCATACTCTTTCAAGTTAGAGTATCGGAATACATGTTGCATTCGGAGATTAGAGCAAAACCCGGGCGACGAAATTACTATAGGTTATGCTCTTTTAATTTAGACGATTGGAATCACATTTCAAGCCGTTTTCCAATTAACGCCAAAGCCGGGCATTGGCGCAGCTGAAAGCTATGATCGCATCATTCAACTGAACTGGCTTAGACTAGCGGAACTATCTGCCGGGCTCTCTAACCGTTCTGTCTGTCGCTTGACTCCCGGGCCTGCACCAGATGATCGGAGCGGGAACGTTTAGGTGCGGTAAAATAGATATCAGCGATGTAATAATCCAGGGGTGAGGTGTAATCCGAGGAAGTCTGTCCTTATCGGTGAACCATGTAGTATATATGAGCAGCTCATTTTGTGAGTTTATCGTTATCTTCCAAGCCTTTACAAGCACTACTTTCAGTCTTCCGACCAATCTACAACCCAAATCGTTTCAAGTCTCAACCCGGCTCGGCAAAATGTCTATCCCAGTTGTCAACACCCCGCCTGACTCCCGCACTAACTACATCCTCCCGCAACTCGCGGGTGAGAGGATCACCTTCCCAGGCTGGAAGGGCGTCTTTCGTATTCTCGCCTCTTCCAAGCAGACAAACGGTGGCCTTGCTGTCTTGGCTGGCGGCTCAGTTCTGTCTGACCCGCCAGGCTTCCATTGGCACGAGGAAGCCCATGATGTGTTTTTGGTCATCAAGGGCTTTCTGAAGGTATGGGCCGGGGATCAATGCCGCATTCTAGGCCCAGGGGATTTTGCCTACGTACCGCCGGTGAGTGAACAAGGCCCCCCGAATAGTGCGTGAATGAGTGACTCACGCCCGCCGTTATAGAAAGTTATCCACAATCCCCAGTGGCTTGGCCCTCATTGCGAGTCGTTCAATCTTGTGGCACCGGGCGACTGGGTCGacttctttcgcttctcaGGCCTTGAATTTGATGGCCTGGTCCTCCCTGAAAACTCGCAGAGGGACGAAGAGAAATTGATGGCTATGATGGTGGCTGCTAAGGATAAATTCGATGTCCACTATGCTCACGATTTCAAACCGGCGGAACTCAGCGACTGGCTTGAGACGGAGAACAAGTTAGGTGAGCCTCTTCAGCCATACTTTCTCCGGTCAAACACAGGACCGCGATGGATGGCTGGCGGCGTCTTGTCGCGTCCATTCATCCTCGCGAGTCAGAATGGAGAGAGATTCGCCATTTCGAGTATCGAATCGTCAAGCGCCTACAAGGCGTCAATCTTCAAATCATACATCAAGTTCGCGACCGTAGATCACtgcctcttcgtcgtcgaggGCAAGCTGAAAGTCGAGCTAGAGGGTTCATCTGGTCAGAATGTGCTTCACGACGGGGAGACGGTAGTGATCTCGGCCGATCAGGGCTTCAAATTGGGCTTTGCATCGCCCTTCGTCAAGATCTTTTCAGTTGCAAATGGGCGGGGTATCGAGACCTTGATTCAAGATGCCGGTAAACCGTTTGATGGATTGGTTCTGCCGGACGCGGTCGAGGTCTTGGACTCTCAGAAACTTGCTCGCGTCGCCAAGGAGATTAATGCTACCATAGATTAGGTAGTATATGTAGCAAGAGTGAGACGTGTTTTAGAGGAGTCAGATGGAAGGCCCTATACAACTTTCACGAAACCACTAGGGTTGGTCTCTATTACTGCCAACTAATCTTAAACTTCAAAAGTATTCTTTGTTGCATCAATGGGACCCCTTCGCCGTCGTAAAGTTGCACTAGTCGATAACCTTGTTTCAGGCGATCTAGCCTGAGACTGGCCCACGCGAACAAACCGTCATCTGACGAGTGATCCGCAAACGTCAACCTGGATAACATTGTTAGCTTTATTTACGAGAAAACTCGGTTGATTACCTAAGGATGCTGAGTTTTGGAAAGATGCTGGGATTTGCTTTGGCTACATGGAAGTTGAGCTCGTAGCCCAAAGCACCAGAGCCATCATCTGTAGATATTGGGAAGTCACCTCCTGGTACCCAAGTATTTACttcgtcatcaacatggaGTGAGGCTCTCATGAATGATGAAAGGTCCTTAATTTCTCGGTGCGTACGAGCCAGAAACTCCTGATCTCGGAAAACGAATATAGATAGATCAAGCTCCTTTCGTGAAGCTGCTTCGAGATCGGTCGAGATATTattgctttggctttggtaACCGACAGGTTTCAGAACCCATCCTGATTCATCAGCAAACATTCCTTCATTCAACATCATACCCTCATCTACGTTATACCCGCAAATTGCAGCCATTTGAACACCATGTCTCCAAAACGACAAGGGCTCAAGGTTTGAAGAGGCTTGTATCGACGCATTCGGATAGACACGAAGAAAGTAGTGTTGGTTGTGCTGAAAAAGCTCGGTGGGTGATGCGCGAATAAGGCCTTGCACCCTATCCTCGCGAAATGAGAAGAGGTGATTCGGTGACTTTGCAAGAGGAGTGTTGAAACTTTCAAAATGTTCTTGTCGCAAATAAACCCCAAGCTTGGCTAATGGCTGTATAATGGAGATTAGCCTCGCGTCGTAGTAATCTTCGGCATGCTGCGAAGCGTATCCATATTTAGCATGACTTGTAATTGTTGAGATTCTGACAAGTATCCGATTTTGAAGGTCCTCCAATTTTGGTAGCCGAAATCGTGGATCGCATCCCTCGAGTGGCTCATCTACCAGCATCTCGCGCCACTCCTCCCTCATGATTTTAACCATCATATCTTGCTGGCCAGGGTTTGCGTGGACCATGATATTAATGATCACAGGTAGATTAGTATGGATAAAAGCAGTGCTTCTGATCAATTGGCAAGCTCCCCTGAAACCACATGGTGTACCAGGGAAGTTACCATCCGTGACGATTGGTTCTGCAGGGGAACTCAAGTGACTTGATCCAGAGAGCGCGGTCTTCGGATCCACAGACCTTGAATCAGTCGCTCCGATACGCGGCATACGCCCAATGAGTCGGCTGATGGCCTCGACTGTCCCAGCTGGTTTAGATTCATGCCGCTCATTGAGTTGCATATCTCGCTCATCTGTAGTAGTAGTACCATTCCAGACATCTATGTTAATGGATCGATATCCGTAATTAAGTACCTATTCATTAGTCAGACACGCCTTCATCTTGGTTGGCATATTAGACTTACATGACTGATCGCATCATAAGTACTCCGAGGTCCAATGGATATGTAAGGGGTAGTCTCATGGCTGCTGTTGATAAAATAGTTCGATATAGGTTTTGAAAGGTCCTTTGGAGGCAATGGTTTGAGTGGACTCAAGTAAAACCAGACCATAACTTGTAAAAAGGTATCCAGATCAGACACAGGTGGATGGGTTGACAGAACATCCTCATGTTGTACATCTCTGATAAAATTTGCAAACATTGACGGTGTTTTCGTGGGAGAGTCTAGCCGCCTGTAGTAAACGTTGGACAGAATCTTCCAGGCCTGCTGATTCGCTACGGCACTCTGCTTAAGCCCTAGAAATTTGACCAAGGTCTCGGGGGCGTCCTGGCCAGGCCGGGGTTCAATATTATCGGCTTTCTTGCGGGAGAAGAGGCGGTCAGTGAATCTTCGAAAGCCTGAAATGGACTCCCGAGTGCTCGGTTTGGAGCCTGTGGCATCGCTTGAATGCCTGTTTTCCTCACCATACCCATCACGACTTTTTATTGTAGCGAAGCGAGACGTCCCAACAGACTCTGCACTTGAGGTATCTGAAACATCAGAACCACTTTCGGGTTCAAGCTATTGACGATTGTTAGTATTTTGACGCGCAGAAAATAGTAGTTGGCAACTCACAATCTCAACGAACTCGCTCTGACATTTGGGACACTGcattccatcttcatctctatACCATCTAGCAGAGCATTGATGACAAAGGACCACATAAAGGGCCTGTATAGATTCAAGAGTGTCTTGAGTAAGCTTTGAAACATCAGTCTCGGCTTCAGCAGAATCGTCGCCATGGTCGTCAGCAAAGCcgatatcaaggccaagcttaTCGTGCCTCACAGATTCCATCTGTTCGGTTATAATTGCCAATCTGGCATAGTCGCAAGTTGATAGCTTCAATGTAGGATCAATGTCTTCCATATCATGTTCATAGACCTCCAGCCATTGAGTGATAGCAGCAGCCTCGCCACTTTCCCAGTTGAAAGACCCGACTTCACCGCCGATATCAACTTCTGAGGATTTAGGCCACGGAAGAG
This region includes:
- a CDS encoding related to bifunctional 4-hydroxyphenylacetate degradation enzyme; the protein is MAYWKRLARFVPKGYPSKTLIGEPENHAIDVGLALYKGETVKARVFSGSSVLEPGAPSGEVVEIDRVLSPLTQAEVGTIRCIGLNYKAHAAEAGLEPPTIPTAFLKPDTALADPYPARTVLPKLTQVDDCGDYESELAIVIGKECKNVSEADAYDYVLGYTAANDVSSRTNQFNQSQWCFSKGFDDSCPIGPVIVSKSLIPDPHKLNVRGLKNGQVLQESSTDDLIFNVPKIISFLSQSTTLKPGTIIITGTPAGVGMVRKPQVTLKENDVFFVEILPYIGTLVNIFKNEQ
- a CDS encoding probable dioxygenase translates to MSIPVVNTPPDSRTNYILPQLAGERITFPGWKGVFRILASSKQTNGGLAVLAGGSVLSDPPGFHWHEEAHDVFLVIKGFLKVWAGDQCRILGPGDFAYVPPKVIHNPQWLGPHCESFNLVAPGDWVDFFRFSGLEFDGLVLPENSQRDEEKLMAMMVAAKDKFDVHYAHDFKPAELSDWLETENKLGEPLQPYFLRSNTGPRWMAGGVLSRPFILASQNGERFAISSIESSSAYKASIFKSYIKFATVDHCLFVVEGKLKVELEGSSGQNVLHDGETVVISADQGFKLGFASPFVKIFSVANGRGIETLIQDAGKPFDGLVLPDAVEVLDSQKLARVAKEINATID
- a CDS encoding related to 1-phosphatidylinositol-4,5-bisphosphate phosphodiesterase, producing MDLMNLTARDLSNKCLEAFQLCLTFRSPEPDLSNQQASHDERFEYRLADFNLWIDGIGALAPSKASLDARLSERPIDLSLVKGNLVMLFQSLEDCLNLLNDNGDLEYTLLDIDSALESLVTLSLAIRRTGRRSRLHKADRLFKAEEHAELRKHLEAIIFLRPGSGPCFKDDEFRTEIESLTPLQNHLITANLKRRNRFIQAQLHSLGLKKRTFAFELPTPEAVEKGPNPVPISTSELEDVAVPIVSDTDAQPHKPLPAPMSVTSASVPESKLEYREPISKKTESTPMTVITQITASARYPRPRVYDNEQRVVQCPCCCQTLPVAEAKNNNRWRKHLAEDIRPYTCIFDSCPTPDVYYSSRSMLEQHFRQDHPPVWICPLCDEGSVYSTMSEMMDHLHKAHPDNGEDISSIISSSAQTRVGIKSCPLCEVNGEADSPELIDHVLEHVHDFSLRSLPWPKSSEVDIGGEVGSFNWESGEAAAITQWLEVYEHDMEDIDPTLKLSTCDYARLAIITEQMESVRHDKLGLDIGFADDHGDDSAEAETDVSKLTQDTLESIQALYVVLCHQCSARWYRDEDGMQCPKCQSEFVEILEPESGSDVSDTSSAESVGTSRFATIKSRDGYGEENRHSSDATGSKPSTRESISGFRRFTDRLFSRKKADNIEPRPGQDAPETLVKFLGLKQSAVANQQAWKILSNVYYRRLDSPTKTPSMFANFIRDVQHEDVLSTHPPVSDLDTFLQVMVWFYLSPLKPLPPKDLSKPISNYFINSSHETTPYISIGPRSTYDAISHVLNYGYRSINIDVWNGTTTTDERDMQLNERHESKPAGTVEAISRLIGRMPRIGATDSRSVDPKTALSGSSHLSSPAEPIVTDGNFPGTPCGFRGACQLIRSTAFIHTNLPVIINIMVHANPGQQDMMVKIMREEWREMLVDEPLEGCDPRFRLPKLEDLQNRILVRISTITSHAKYGYASQHAEDYYDARLISIIQPLAKLGVYLRQEHFESFNTPLAKSPNHLFSFREDRVQGLIRASPTELFQHNQHYFLRVYPNASIQASSNLEPLSFWRHGVQMAAICGYNVDEGMMLNEGMFADESGWVLKPVGYQSQSNNISTDLEAASRKELDLSIFVFRDQEFLARTHREIKDLSSFMRASLHVDDEVNTWVPGGDFPISTDDGSGALGYELNFHVAKANPSIFPKLSILR